The stretch of DNA AAGGCACCGATTACAAGGATGCCCATGATGGTGGGGTAATCCCTCGCCATAACGCTCATATAAAATAGCTGGCCCATACCCGGTATGGAGAATATGCTCTCAAATATAACACTCCCGCCGATAAGCCCTGGGACAGAAAGCCCTAAAATCGTAATGACAGGGAGAAGTGCGTTTCTCAGGGCATGTTTCCTGAGCACAACACCCTCTGGAAGTCCTTTTGCGTAGGCGGTTGTGATGTATTCCTGTCCTAAAACCTCAAGAAGGCTGCTCTTCCAGATATACATACAGGCAATATAAGATGCTTCAATACATCGATTACCTTCTCAAAGGGTGAGAGCTCACTAAAGTTGAAGGATTTTATGCCTGATATGGGCAGTAGTTCAAGGTAGACACCTAAAAACATCATTAAGAGAAGCGCAAGCCAGAAGGTTGGGGCAGCATACCCTGCAAATACAAAGGAGGTTAAAATCTTATCCATCACGCTATCCTTATATCTTGCGCAATAGATACCGATTGGAATACCCACAAGGAAGATTAATACCATTGAAAGAAGGTTTATTATTATTGTGATAGGAAGCCTCTCTTTGATTTTGTCTATTACCGGTCTTCGATCAGTGGCAAAGGACATACCAAAGTCGAGCTTTACTATTCTTTTCAACCACAGGTAATATTGAACATGCATAGGTTTATCCAGCCCATAAAAACTCCTTATGCGCTCTCTTACCTGTTTTGTAACCTTCGGATTCATCTCGGCTTCAAGAACCCCTGGCTCACCAGGTGTAAGATGAATTACAACAAAGGAAATCAGTGTAATACCAAACAGCATCGGTATCATAAAAAATAATCTTTTAAGGAGATAGCGCAGCATTTATCTTATACCTCTTCTGTCCCTCCGGGACGTACCATTTTATAAAATTATGGGTCAAGCCGGATGGGGAAGGCTCTATCCCCTTAAATCTTTTGTGGATTGCGAGTGTAGCATACGGTACGAATAGAAATGTATGGGGCTCCTCCTCTGCCAGTATCTCCTGTATCCTGAAATAATATTTTTTTCTTTCTTCCTTGTTTAACGTATGCCTCGCCCTTACAAGCAACTCGTCAACCTCTTTATTTTCAAAGGATATAAAATTTAATTCCTTTACCCCCTGTTTTGATGAATGCCAGATGTCATATATATCAGGGTCGTTGGGAATAGTCCAGCCCAATATCACTGCTTCAAAGTTCCTCTTGTCTATGAATTCATTAATAAAGCTGGCCCACTCGATAACCCTGATCTTTACCGTTATTCCAATTTCCGAGAGCCTGTTCTGTACAAGCTCTGCACATTTTATTCTCACATCGTTACCCTGATTAACGAGTAAGGTAAATTCAAAAGGATTCCCATTTTTATAGAGAATGCCATCTGAACCCTTTTTAAACCCTGCCTCATGTAAAAGAGAAAGCGCCTTTTCTTTATTATATTCATACCTCTTCACATCTTTGTTGTATGCCCACATATCAGGCTTAAACGGTCCTGTTGCCTCCACACCCTGGCCAAGGAGTATCCCTTCAATAATCTCCTTTTTATTGATAGCGTAGCTTATTGCCTGCCTCACCCTCTTATCCTTAAAAAATGGGTGTTTAAGATTATAACCAATGTATGTATAACTAAAGGAAAGGTATTTGAATTTATTAAATTCTCTATTAAACCTCGGGTAATCTGTCTGTCTCACAAATTGTAATGGAGTAAGCCCCATCATGTCTATGCTGTAATGTTTCAATTCGAGGAACATTGTCGCACTGTCAGGGATGATCCTCATGATGTACCTCTCTATATATGGTTTGCCCTCAAAGTATTGTTCATTCGCCAAAAGTACAACGCGATCGCCCGGGATCCATTCTTTAAAAACATACGGACCTGTCCCCACCGGTTTCCGGGAAAGGGGGGATGTCGTGATATCGCGGCCTTCCAGGAGGTGTCTGGGGAGTATGGCGGTAGACCAGCTTATAAGCGCAGGTGCGAAGGGTTTACTGTATGTCACCTTGAACGTGTAGTCATCGAGGACCTTTGCTTCCTTGACGAGCAAAAAGTCCCCCGCATAGGCGGTTGGCGTTTTCGGGTCAACTGTTACTCTATATGTATACATCACGTCATGGGCAGTGAATGGTTTTCCGTCATGCCATTTCACATTCTTCCTTAAATGGAACACTATGGATAGGTTGTCCCTGGAAAGCTCCCATGATTCTGCAAGGTCGCCAACAATATTAAGGTTTTTATCGTATTTGACAAGACCGTTATATACAAAAGATGCAACATCATGGGATGGGCTATCCGTTGAAAGTATCGGTATCAGGTTTGATGGCTCACCAATCGATGCAGTAATAATCGTATCACCGTATGTCGGTGTTCCAGGATTATCATACAATGCCACATCCTCTCTCTGAGAGCATGAAATGGACAAAAAGATAAATAATGCATATATAAGAAGTCTCTTCACAGGCATTTTGATTTCCGTTATTCTAACAAAGGTAAAACTTAAAGTAAAGTTAGGCATCTTAAGTATTTGAGCAGGATTAAAAAACTTGTGGATGTTTGTATAAAGTCTTCTTGAAAAAAGGGGGTCAATGTTGTAATTATCATAGTATGGTTTAAGCAATGGGATATAAAAATCGCACGTACAAAAAAAGAAGACGATTGTTTATCCTTTTTTTCTGCCTATTAGCTTTTCTGGCAATTTCAGTAACCTTCCTTATAAGGTTTTCAACAAAGTACATCAGGACAGAGCTTGAGCAAGCCCTTGGAGACAATGTAAAAACAGAGACCGTAGCTATTGGTTGGGGCAGTATCCATGTGAAAGGCCTGGTATTCATTAAGGATGGCGAGATTTCAGGCAGGATAAAACAGCTCAGTATCAGACCAGATTTTCTTAGCCTGCTGAAACGAAGCATTTCCGTCTCAAGCCTTTACCTTGAGGAGCCTTATTTCAAACTTCAGCTAAAAAAAGATGGTCAATTAGTGATACCAATTTCTATACCTGAGAGTAAAAAACAGACAACCCCGGATACAAAAGAACCAACGACGGTGAAGCTAAAAAGAATTTACGTGAAGGATGGAAAAATCGATTTCGAGGACAAAAGACCTGTCCGGCCCACAATAGTTCAAATAACAAATCTTAAGGGAAGACTGGATAATCTGTCATTTCCACTAAAAAACAATCCTTCGTATATAGAGATTCAGGCAAAGGTGAGCGGCACATTGTTATCGGGGTTCATAAAATGTAAGGGCCATACAAATTTTAAAACAGGTGTTTCCAACGTACAATTTAATGTTCAAGGAGTAAATGTCCTGGACGAGTTTGACAGATCAGTGGTGAGCGCTGAAGGTGTCAGCTTCCATCTTTCCCGGGAGAGAGAGGAGGATCCAAGAACCCTTCTTTCTGGCGTTATCATTACAAGACCACATTTCAGGATCGAGGTTGACAAAAAGGGGGGGATTGCGCAACCAGTTGCAGGGGTTAACCCTTCCCAGAAACCTTCAAAAGAGCAAAAGCATGCAGTGGTAGCGATAAAAGACCTTCAGATAAGGCAAGGAACACTCCTCTATCTGGATGGCAAGGTTTCACAACCAGCTCACTCTATAAAAATTGAGGACATAGAATCAACTATTAAGAATATCGCCTTTCCGCCCGAGGATAAAAAAACAAGTTATACCCTATCAGGTCAGACTGTGGGAAAGAACAGCAGGGGAGCCATCGCGATATCAGGCATAACGAACTTCAAATCAAAAGATACCACTGCAAAGATAAAATTAAAAGATATTGATCTGACCACCCTAAGACCCTATATTGAGAACAAAGGCGACCTGGAGATTTCAAATGGTTTTCTCACCATGAATATGGACCTTGGAGTACTAAAAAGACATATACACGCACCAGGAACAGTGGTGCTCAGGGACCTTCAATTTAATTCTACAGGCGGCTTCCGGGATGTCTTTCTTGGAGTCCCAAGGTCTCTGGTGATGAATTTGCTTCAAACAGGCAACAATGAGATCGTCCTGGACTTTACTGTTGAAGGTGACCTTGATAATCCAAAATTTAACATCAGAGAAAGCCTCCTGAGAAGATTGACTGTAGGTCTTGCTGGAAAGGTAGGTCTATCCGTGAAAGAGACTGGAGAATCATTGATTGTACTCGGTGGTAAAGGCATCAAAGAGACTACAAAAACATTAAAGAAGGGAATAGATAAGCTTTTAGGAGGCAAGCGATAAACATGAATTGAGACATACGGGTCAGGGAACAAATTGGATATAAAAAAAATACTTTCATGGTGTCTGTTTGACTTCGCCAACTCAAGTTACTCCGCTGTTATCGCTGCGGTAATCTTTCCTGTCTATTATACAAATGTAATAGTTGGAAATGAATGTGGTAAGGGTGATTTATGGTGGGGTAGAGCGATCGCTTTAAGCATGGCGATTGTGGCAATAAGCTCCCCTTTCCTCGGTGGAATTGCTGATTACGCAAGGATAAGAAAGAGATTGCTTGCTCTTTATACCATCCTCTGTATTGCTGCAGTGGCTTCTTTATATTTCCTTCAAAAGGGCATGATTATTGAAGGCTTCATTCTTATTGTCCTTGCAAATATTGGACTGGAAGGCGGTGTTGTTTTCTATAATTCCTTCCTCCCGGATATTACAGAAACAACGCACCATGGCAGGGTATCAGCCTGGGGCTATGGAATTGGTTATCTGGGTTCCATACTTTCACTATTTCTGGCCCTTTTCCTGATAAAAAATGGTTTTCTGAACATCACATGGCCTGTGGTGGCTCTATTTTTTGGAATATTCTCCTTGCCTGCCTTTCTGTTTCTTCCTGCAGACCTTAAGAAAGAAATAAAAATATCCCGTGCGGCAAAAAGTGGTCTTCATTACACATGGAAAACTTTAAGAAAGATATGGTCGAATAAAGATCAGAGGAGGTTCTTGATAGCCTATCTCCTATACGAGGATGGCGTGAACACGGTTATAGTCTTTTCAAGCATATTTGCTGCCACAACCCTTCGATTCAAATCCGAGGAATTGATCGGTATGTATATTATTGTGCAGGCTACAGCCCTTATAGGGGCATTCTTTATGGCAAGACCAACAGATTACTGGGGGCCCAAAAAGGTAATTACCATATCGTTGAGCCTGTGGATTGCTGTCTCTTTTGCCGTCTTTTTTGTTCAGGAAAAGGGTCATTTTATGATTATCGCTTCTGTTGCAGGGCTTGGCCTTGGCACAGTGCAGGCAGCAACGAGGGCATTCTATACCCAATTTATTCCAAAAGGACAGGAGTCAGAATATTTTGGTGTTTATACCCTTGTAGGCAAATCATCAGCAATTGTTGGTCCCCTTGTGTTTGGCTATACATCTTCAATGTTGGGAAACCAGAGGCCTGCTGTATTATCAGTTGCCTTATTCTTTCTCGTGGGGTTAATTATTATCCAGACGGTTAGAGGTGGAACACCAAATGTATAAAGCTTTTCTTCGATTCAGACATTGGATTAAAGACATTAGACCTTAGACCATAGACTGACGTCCAATGTCCAATGTCCAACGTCTGCTTTGGCTCGTGGTCTATAGTCTAAAGTCTTGTGTCTGAATTACAATAAGGCTTTTACTTGAACTTATGATAATCTTTATTTCTTTCGTAGAGCATCTTGAGCCCTCTTAGGGTGAGAAATTCATCCACCTCATCGATAGTCTCTGATTCTTTATATATCAGGCTGGCAAGACCCCCTGTGGCAATTATATATGGGTCTGTTTTTACTTCTTCTTTCATCCTTTTTACTATCCCATCCACAAGGCTCACATATCCGTATATGATACCTGATTGCATTGCATATACTGTATTTTTCCCTATGATACTTTTTGGCTTAATCAATTCTACCCTTGGAAGTTTAGATGCCCTCTCAAACAGGGCTTCAAGGGATATCATAATCCCGGGCGCAATAGCGCCTCCTACATACTCCCCCTTAGGTGTTATGTAATCAAAGGTTGTTGCCGTACCAAAATCGACAATAATGAGGGCCCTTTTATATTTTTCATACCCTGAAATTGCATTTACAATTCTATCTGCTCCAAGCTCAGAGGGGTTTTCATAAAGGATGGGCATTCCGGTTTTTATCCCCGGTTCAACGAGTATTGGTCTTATACCAACATATTTCCGGCAGATAATTTCGAATGGAATCAAAAGCGGTGGAACTACACATGATATGACGGCACTGTCTATCTGGTTAAGCTTGATTTTTTCAAAGTAAAGCAGGCTATTAAGCAGTATTGCATATTCATCTACTGTCTTCTGAATTGATGTGCTAAGCCTCCAGTGATTTATAAGTACATCGTCCTCATAAACCCCGAAAACTATATTGGTATTTCCAATATCAATTACAAGGAGCATTAATATTCACATCCCCCGCAATAATCCTTTTTACCTTTCCACCTATGTTAAGGAGCATCGCACCATTTTTATCTATACCTTCAGAAAATCCCTTATAGTGTTCCCCCATCTGGACTACTTCTACATACTTACCTTTTACTTCTGCCCTTTTTTCCCAGACCTTACAGATTTCTTCTTCTCCCTTTTCTTTAAAAAATGTATAGTATTTCTCCAGATTTGCAAGCAGGATACCACACACGGGAGCTCTTTCATATATCCTTTTCGTTTCCATGAATAGAGAAGTGGCCTTTTGTTTTATCTCTTCCTCTATCTCCATTTCTTTCATATTTACGTTAAATCCGATACCCACAATAACAAAACTTACAATGTCAGCTTCAGTTGAAAGCTCAAGAAGAGTGCCGCACACCTTCTTCCCCCTGATTAGCACATCATTGGGCCACTTTAGTGTGGGTCTTTCCCCTGTAAGGGCCTCCACTGTATCATATACGGCAAGGGATGATATAAATGTTATTGGATATACATTTGATGGATGAATATGGGGTTTAAGGATGACAGATAAATACAAGTTTTCCCCGCGAGGTGAAAACCACCTTCTCCCAAGCCTGCCTTTCCCCGTCTCCTGCGATTCTGCAATAACGCATGTACCTTCTGGTTCACCTCCAAGGGCCAGCCTGAATGCAAAGGTATTTGTAGAATCAATGTGTTCTTTGTAAATAATCTTCCTTCCAATGAGTTTTGTATTGAGATGTCTATCGACCTCCCATGTGTAAAGTTTATCGGGCGTTTCAACAAGCCTATACCCCTTACCCTTTAATTTCATAATGGAGTATCCCAGGCGCTCAAGTTGATTGATATATTTCCATACCGCTGTCCTTGATACACCCAGTCTGCTGGCGATATAATCCCCGGATATAAAATCCCCTTTCTCCCTTAAAAATGTGAGCGCTGTTCTTATTCTATCCATTTTCGATGTTATCATAATGTGAGAAATACATAGTAAAAGATGCCCTGCCCTGTGAAAGAGATCTCACGTCTGTTGAATAACCAAACATCTTTGTTAAAGGTGCATAAGCCTGAATGACAGTAACCTTATCTTTCGTTGATAAATTTGTAATCTGGCATTTTCTTCCATTTAAATCCCCTATAATATCCCCAAGAAACTCGTTTGGTACCGTTATTGTAAGTGACATAACAGGGACAAGGAGAACGGGCTTTGCCTCCATGCATGCCTTCCTGAATGCTTCATAAGCTGCCATCTTAAGGGTAAGCCTTGCAAACTCAGGATTGTTAAAAGAAGCATCCTGAATGTCAACCATTATATCCGTTAAGGGAAACCCTTTGATAACACCCATATTGGAAGCTTCCATAACCCCTTCTTCAATCGCTGCAATATACGGGAACACAGGATGTTCTTCTGTGATATGGGGTACAATAATAATACCTTTGCCTCTATTGTTAGGCGAAACCCTTAATGATACCCATCCTTTACAGGAAACATTATTTATCAATTTTTCAAAGGACTGCTCTATTGATGCATCCTTTTCGATAGCCTCTTTATAAACTACCTGAGGTTTGCCCACCAGGAGGTCAATTCCAAATTCTTCTTTTATTCTCCTTACAACTACATCAAGATGCAACTCTCCCATGCCTGAAATTACTGTCTGATATGAATCTTCATCGGTTTTTAAAATAAATGTAGGGTCTTCTTCTGTAACCCTCTGCAGTGTAAGAAGAAGCTTATCCTGGTCTATATTCCTTTTTGATTCCACGGCCACCGAGATTACAGGCTGATAGATTTCAATGGGTTCCAAAAGTATTGGTTTAGTTTTGGTTAATGTGTGGCCGGTTGAAGTTTCCTTCAATCCCACAATTCCAACTATTGCCCCTGTTCTGGCTTCCTCTATCCTTCCCCTGTGGTTGGCATGGATTCTAAATATTCTTGAAATCTTTTCTTTCTTTTCAATGTTGACGTTATATACTTCATCACCTACCTTCAATACCCCTGAGTATATCCTGATATAGGTGAGTTTCCTTCCCTCTTCTATAACAACCTTAAATGCAAGGGCAGTGAAATCTTCATCGTCTTTTGCTTCTCTATATTCCCATTCACCTGTCTTAGGGTTTTTGCCCTGAACCGGTGGGACATCAAGGGGCGAAGGAAGATAGTTTATAATTCCATCCAGAAGGGGTTGTATACCCTTATTCCTTAATGCAGCACCACATAATACAGGTACACATTTTAGTGAGATGGTGGCTTTTCTCAAGGCACTATGGATTATGGGCTCTTCTATTTCTTTCCCATCCAGATAGAGTTCCATAAACTGGTCATCGACTAACGATAATTTTTCAAGGAGTTTTTCTCTATATTTGCGGGATTGCTCCCTGTACTCCTTTGGAATCGATATATAATTATATGTTGCGCCAAGGTCTTCTTCGTCCCAGACAATGCCTTTCATCATTATCAAATCAATAACACCAAAAAAACCGTCTTCCTTACCGAGAGGTATCTGCAAGGGGATTGGATTTACCCCAAATTTGTCAATCATCATGTCCATCACATGAAAGTAATCAGAGCCAACCCTATCGAGCTTGTTTACAAAGGCAATCCTTGGTACCTTGTATTTATCTGCCTGATGCCAGACAGTTTCTGACTGGGGCTCTACGCCTCCAACTCCGCAGAAGATTGCTACCATCCCGTCAAGAACCCGAAGCGACCTCTCCACTTCAATGGTGAAATCTACATGTCCTGGCGTATCTATAAGCTGAATTTCATGATTATCCCAGTATAAAGTTGTTACCGCAGAAGTAATGGTTATACCTCTTTCCTGTTCCTGAGGAAGATAATCCATTATCGCAGTCCCTTCATGTACCTCTCCTATCCTATGAGTTTTTCCTGCATAGTAAAGTATGCGTTCTGTAACGGTTGTTTTACCAGCGTCTATATGTGCTGCAATACCGATATTCCTTATCCTTTTTATTCTCAAAGTTTCCCTCTTCATTTCGGTAAAGATATTGGACTATTATGCTGAAAAAGTCAATAAATTAAGGGTAGAGAGCGGGGTACAATATGCAGAATATGAAAGTCAGCATTGTTTAAAATATTTTTTCTTGATGTCCAGCATAAAGCTGGATTAAACCATACTGACTACTGGTTACTGAACTCTCATATTTCTTCAAGACCATTAATATATTCAGCAATGACCTGACAGTGATCTGATATCCTGCCAAGGTTTATCAGCATATCAATAAATATCGGGCCTGCCTCTGCCCGACAAATCTTCTTGTAGAATCTTTCTAAATGTTTTTCCATTGCTCCATTAATTTTAAAATCAACTTCTTTCTTACGCTCAAAAACGTTTTTTATTTTCCCATCATCCCTTTCCTCAATCAGAAAGGCAGCATCTTCAAGATTTTCAATAACCAGTTTCTCAATCTCCTTTAGTTCCACTTTCGCTGCTATAGAAAATACTGCTTTCCGCTTATATTTTGATTCAGACAGGTCAACCAGGTTTATTGAGTGATCGCCTATTCTTTCAATATCATAAACAATTGCAGCAAAAGCAAACAGTTTTTTAGACAATTCGGGGGAAAGTTGCCCACAGGAAATATTCCACAGATACCTTGTTATTTCAGCCTGCAAATTATCAACTACCAGCTCAATATACATAATATCCCTTCTTTTCACTTC from Pseudomonadota bacterium encodes:
- a CDS encoding peptide-binding protein, with product MPVKRLLIYALFIFLSISCSQREDVALYDNPGTPTYGDTIITASIGEPSNLIPILSTDSPSHDVASFVYNGLVKYDKNLNIVGDLAESWELSRDNLSIVFHLRKNVKWHDGKPFTAHDVMYTYRVTVDPKTPTAYAGDFLLVKEAKVLDDYTFKVTYSKPFAPALISWSTAILPRHLLEGRDITTSPLSRKPVGTGPYVFKEWIPGDRVVLLANEQYFEGKPYIERYIMRIIPDSATMFLELKHYSIDMMGLTPLQFVRQTDYPRFNREFNKFKYLSFSYTYIGYNLKHPFFKDKRVRQAISYAINKKEIIEGILLGQGVEATGPFKPDMWAYNKDVKRYEYNKEKALSLLHEAGFKKGSDGILYKNGNPFEFTLLVNQGNDVRIKCAELVQNRLSEIGITVKIRVIEWASFINEFIDKRNFEAVILGWTIPNDPDIYDIWHSSKQGVKELNFISFENKEVDELLVRARHTLNKEERKKYYFRIQEILAEEEPHTFLFVPYATLAIHKRFKGIEPSPSGLTHNFIKWYVPEGQKRYKINAALSP
- a CDS encoding biotin--[acetyl-CoA-carboxylase] ligase; translated protein: MDRIRTALTFLREKGDFISGDYIASRLGVSRTAVWKYINQLERLGYSIMKLKGKGYRLVETPDKLYTWEVDRHLNTKLIGRKIIYKEHIDSTNTFAFRLALGGEPEGTCVIAESQETGKGRLGRRWFSPRGENLYLSVILKPHIHPSNVYPITFISSLAVYDTVEALTGERPTLKWPNDVLIRGKKVCGTLLELSTEADIVSFVIVGIGFNVNMKEMEIEEEIKQKATSLFMETKRIYERAPVCGILLANLEKYYTFFKEKGEEEICKVWEKRAEVKGKYVEVVQMGEHYKGFSEGIDKNGAMLLNIGGKVKRIIAGDVNINAPCN
- a CDS encoding type III pantothenate kinase, translating into MLLVIDIGNTNIVFGVYEDDVLINHWRLSTSIQKTVDEYAILLNSLLYFEKIKLNQIDSAVISCVVPPLLIPFEIICRKYVGIRPILVEPGIKTGMPILYENPSELGADRIVNAISGYEKYKRALIIVDFGTATTFDYITPKGEYVGGAIAPGIMISLEALFERASKLPRVELIKPKSIIGKNTVYAMQSGIIYGYVSLVDGIVKRMKEEVKTDPYIIATGGLASLIYKESETIDEVDEFLTLRGLKMLYERNKDYHKFK
- a CDS encoding MFS transporter, producing MDIKKILSWCLFDFANSSYSAVIAAVIFPVYYTNVIVGNECGKGDLWWGRAIALSMAIVAISSPFLGGIADYARIRKRLLALYTILCIAAVASLYFLQKGMIIEGFILIVLANIGLEGGVVFYNSFLPDITETTHHGRVSAWGYGIGYLGSILSLFLALFLIKNGFLNITWPVVALFFGIFSLPAFLFLPADLKKEIKISRAAKSGLHYTWKTLRKIWSNKDQRRFLIAYLLYEDGVNTVIVFSSIFAATTLRFKSEELIGMYIIVQATALIGAFFMARPTDYWGPKKVITISLSLWIAVSFAVFFVQEKGHFMIIASVAGLGLGTVQAATRAFYTQFIPKGQESEYFGVYTLVGKSSAIVGPLVFGYTSSMLGNQRPAVLSVALFFLVGLIIIQTVRGGTPNV
- the fusA gene encoding elongation factor G; amino-acid sequence: MKRETLRIKRIRNIGIAAHIDAGKTTVTERILYYAGKTHRIGEVHEGTAIMDYLPQEQERGITITSAVTTLYWDNHEIQLIDTPGHVDFTIEVERSLRVLDGMVAIFCGVGGVEPQSETVWHQADKYKVPRIAFVNKLDRVGSDYFHVMDMMIDKFGVNPIPLQIPLGKEDGFFGVIDLIMMKGIVWDEEDLGATYNYISIPKEYREQSRKYREKLLEKLSLVDDQFMELYLDGKEIEEPIIHSALRKATISLKCVPVLCGAALRNKGIQPLLDGIINYLPSPLDVPPVQGKNPKTGEWEYREAKDDEDFTALAFKVVIEEGRKLTYIRIYSGVLKVGDEVYNVNIEKKEKISRIFRIHANHRGRIEEARTGAIVGIVGLKETSTGHTLTKTKPILLEPIEIYQPVISVAVESKRNIDQDKLLLTLQRVTEEDPTFILKTDEDSYQTVISGMGELHLDVVVRRIKEEFGIDLLVGKPQVVYKEAIEKDASIEQSFEKLINNVSCKGWVSLRVSPNNRGKGIIIVPHITEEHPVFPYIAAIEEGVMEASNMGVIKGFPLTDIMVDIQDASFNNPEFARLTLKMAAYEAFRKACMEAKPVLLVPVMSLTITVPNEFLGDIIGDLNGRKCQITNLSTKDKVTVIQAYAPLTKMFGYSTDVRSLSQGRASFTMYFSHYDNIENG
- a CDS encoding DUF748 domain-containing protein, with translation MGYKNRTYKKRRRLFILFFCLLAFLAISVTFLIRFSTKYIRTELEQALGDNVKTETVAIGWGSIHVKGLVFIKDGEISGRIKQLSIRPDFLSLLKRSISVSSLYLEEPYFKLQLKKDGQLVIPISIPESKKQTTPDTKEPTTVKLKRIYVKDGKIDFEDKRPVRPTIVQITNLKGRLDNLSFPLKNNPSYIEIQAKVSGTLLSGFIKCKGHTNFKTGVSNVQFNVQGVNVLDEFDRSVVSAEGVSFHLSREREEDPRTLLSGVIITRPHFRIEVDKKGGIAQPVAGVNPSQKPSKEQKHAVVAIKDLQIRQGTLLYLDGKVSQPAHSIKIEDIESTIKNIAFPPEDKKTSYTLSGQTVGKNSRGAIAISGITNFKSKDTTAKIKLKDIDLTTLRPYIENKGDLEISNGFLTMNMDLGVLKRHIHAPGTVVLRDLQFNSTGGFRDVFLGVPRSLVMNLLQTGNNEIVLDFTVEGDLDNPKFNIRESLLRRLTVGLAGKVGLSVKETGESLIVLGGKGIKETTKTLKKGIDKLLGGKR